The genomic window CCCTTGATCCAAATGATCCCTATTATGAAACAACCAGGCAAAAGATGCTGGCCATAAAAGAAGATGTCAACTGTCTGTATCTGTACACCATGGCGCCGGTCAACGATACGATATTCCGGTTTATCATTGATGGCAGCGGCCGGCCCGGGGACAGCTCTTTTTCACCGCTTGGGAGTCTGGAGGATGTGCGCAACTATGACAAGGCTTTTTTTAAAGCCCTGAAGACAAAAATTTCCCAGTTCGGCGGCACAATTGATTCTCAGGACAAATGGGGACGGGTGGTATCCACCTATACGCCCATCCTTAACAGTGCCGGAGACGCGGTGGGCATTATTGGCTGCGACTTCGAAGCCGAAAGTATTTATTTAAACCTGCGGTTTCAGATACTGGGGCAGATTGCCCTATCTTTGGTATTTATCATCATTGCTATCGTAGTGTATATTTCCCTGCTAAACCAGGTTAACCGGCAGAACAGCCGCTTGATTGAGCTTAAAAGGGAAGCGGAAAGCGCCTCCGATGCAAAGAGTAATTTTCTCGCCAATACCAGCCATGAACTCCGCACACCCATGAACGCTATCATGGGGACCACAGAGATGATCCTGAGAAAAGATATCAGTCCCGATGTATATCAGGACGCCCAGCGGATCAAACAGGCCGGTTCAAGCCTGCTCTCCATCATCAATGATATTCTTGACTTTTCAAATATTGATTCTGGAAAGGCGGAGATACACCCCGCGGAATACCTTTTTGAATCCCTGATAAGCGATGTTATTAACATTATCGGGGTACGGATCGAGGATAAGCAAATCGATTTTATTACCAATATTGATTGCAGCACAAACGTTAAGCTGTACGGTGACATCGTGCGGATCAGGCAGGTCCTGCTTAACATCCTTGGTAACGCGGTTAAGTACACCGAAAAGGGGTATATAAAGCTGACGGTCTTTTCAAAAACAGAGGGCGACGACATCCTGCTGACCTTTGAGATTACCGATACCGGACTCGGTATAAAAGATGCGGATATGGATAAACTGTTCGGCAACTTCACCCACCTGGACAATAAAAAATACCAGGGAACCGAAGGAACCGGCCTTGGGCTTGCGATCAGCCGTAACCTCTGCCGGCTTATGGGGGGAGATCTAACCGTACAGTCAAAATACGGCGAAGGCAGTATCTTTACCATTGTAATTCCCCAGAAAGTCCACGGAGAGACCCTGCCCGCCGGGACGGAGCATACACCCCAGGAACAGGCGGAAATCCGGTTCATCGCTCCGGAGGCAAAGATACTCATTGTGGACGATATCATCACAAATATTAATGTGGCAAAGGGCCTCCTGTTACCCTATCAAATGGATATTCATACCTGTACAACCGGCAAAGAGGCGGTCGAATTAGTAAAGAGCAACCGTTACGATATTGTGTTTATGGACCACATGATGCCCGGCATGGACGGCATTGAAACAACCGCGGCGATCCGTTCTTTAGGGGGCGCATATTTTCAGAACCTTCCCATAGTAGCCCTGACTGCCAATGTGGTGGTAGGTATGAAGGAAATGTTTTTGGAAAAGGGGTTCAGCGATTATCTTCCCAAGCCCATAGAAATTGCCGCCCTTGACCGAATCATAGCCCGCCTGATTCCCGCGGAAAAACGCAGGGACGCAGGCCCGGAAGCGGTACGGACACGAACGGCAAAAACGACGGACCTGAAAATAAGCGGGGTGGATACCGCCAAGGGCATAGCCATGACCGGGGGTACCGAAACGGGGTACCGCAAAGTACTTGCCTCATTCCGCAAGGATTGTGAGGACCGGCTTCCCCTGCTTACCCAGGTTCCCGGAGAACGTGAGCTGCCCCTCTTTACCGCCACCGTACATGCCTTAAAGAGCGCCGCCGCTACCATAGGCGCCGAAGCCGTATCAAAGGAAGCGGCCATACTTGAGGCAGCGGGGAAAAACGGAGATCTTCAGACCATTGAAGGCGCCCTTGCGAGTTTTTATTACGATCTAAAAAGTCTGGTGGAACAAATTGAAATAGAAAGCCCGGCGGAGACCGGACAGACAGAGGAAGATCTATCCCCATATCTTCCCCTGTTCACAGAAATGAAGGCGGCGCTGGAACAGGAAAATATTGACACCATCGACAGAATTCTTGAGGAACTGGAAAGTAAATCCTTTGACGCAAAAATAGCGGGGATCATAAATACTATTTCCGATCAGGTCCTGATGACCGAATATCAGGCGGCAATAAAGACCATAGACACTCTGATTAAAACGGCGGGGAAGTAAGGCATGGAAACTAAAAAGGAAGTAATAATACTGGTGGATGATAATCCGGCGAATCTGCGGACGGGAAAAAATGTATTAAGCCTGCAGTACAGCGTTTTTACCGCCCCCTCGGCGGAAAAAATGTTCAGCCTTTTGGAAAACAACAAGCCGGATCTGATATTGCTTGATATCGAGATGCCGGAAATGAACGGCTATGAGGCGATAAAAATCCTCAAGGACCGTCCGGAAACCCGGGACATCCCGGTTATATTCGTTACCGGTAAGACCGAGACGGACGATGAACTTGAAGGCCTGAATCTGGGGGCCGTTGATTACATAACCAAACCATTTCAGCCCTCACTGTTATTAAAACGTATCGAAGTCCATCTACTGGTACAAACCCAGCAGCGGGAACTGCAGTACTACAACGACAATCTGCGGAAAGCCTTTTCCACCTACGTCTCCGGAGATGTGGTTCAGGACGTAATGAGCGATCCTTCCCGGCTGCAGCTCGGCGGCGCCAAACGGAGCATGACCGCCGTGTTTACGGACATTCAGGGTTTTGCGTCCTTCGCAGAAAAGCTGGACCCCGAAGATCTGGTACGGCTCCTCAATATATACCTCACCGCCATGAGCGATATCCTTCTGGAACAGAAGGGAACCATAGACAAATACAACGGGGACGCCATCATGGCTTTTTTCGGGGCCCCCCTGGATATTCCGGATCACGCCCTGCGGGCCTGCTATTCCGCAGTTTTAATGAAACGAAAAGAAAAAGAATTGTCTTCCTATTTTTTGGAAAACGGCATGAGTCCCGATCCTCTTTTTACCCGGATGGGGATCAATTCGGGAAATATGATTGTGGGGAACATGGGCAGCGA from Treponema primitia ZAS-1 includes these protein-coding regions:
- a CDS encoding ATP-binding protein; amino-acid sequence: MAPKEDKIITKFKYRFSLFFAIFVAAIFTVIIITSFQQILNVTTTLSARQGIPINEKVSALIDVDAFVNLSKTLDPNDPYYETTRQKMLAIKEDVNCLYLYTMAPVNDTIFRFIIDGSGRPGDSSFSPLGSLEDVRNYDKAFFKALKTKISQFGGTIDSQDKWGRVVSTYTPILNSAGDAVGIIGCDFEAESIYLNLRFQILGQIALSLVFIIIAIVVYISLLNQVNRQNSRLIELKREAESASDAKSNFLANTSHELRTPMNAIMGTTEMILRKDISPDVYQDAQRIKQAGSSLLSIINDILDFSNIDSGKAEIHPAEYLFESLISDVINIIGVRIEDKQIDFITNIDCSTNVKLYGDIVRIRQVLLNILGNAVKYTEKGYIKLTVFSKTEGDDILLTFEITDTGLGIKDADMDKLFGNFTHLDNKKYQGTEGTGLGLAISRNLCRLMGGDLTVQSKYGEGSIFTIVIPQKVHGETLPAGTEHTPQEQAEIRFIAPEAKILIVDDIITNINVAKGLLLPYQMDIHTCTTGKEAVELVKSNRYDIVFMDHMMPGMDGIETTAAIRSLGGAYFQNLPIVALTANVVVGMKEMFLEKGFSDYLPKPIEIAALDRIIARLIPAEKRRDAGPEAVRTRTAKTTDLKISGVDTAKGIAMTGGTETGYRKVLASFRKDCEDRLPLLTQVPGERELPLFTATVHALKSAAATIGAEAVSKEAAILEAAGKNGDLQTIEGALASFYYDLKSLVEQIEIESPAETGQTEEDLSPYLPLFTEMKAALEQENIDTIDRILEELESKSFDAKIAGIINTISDQVLMTEYQAAIKTIDTLIKTAGK
- a CDS encoding response regulator → METKKEVIILVDDNPANLRTGKNVLSLQYSVFTAPSAEKMFSLLENNKPDLILLDIEMPEMNGYEAIKILKDRPETRDIPVIFVTGKTETDDELEGLNLGAVDYITKPFQPSLLLKRIEVHLLVQTQQRELQYYNDNLRKAFSTYVSGDVVQDVMSDPSRLQLGGAKRSMTAVFTDIQGFASFAEKLDPEDLVRLLNIYLTAMSDILLEQKGTIDKYNGDAIMAFFGAPLDIPDHALRACYSAVLMKRKEKELSSYFLENGMSPDPLFTRMGINSGNMIVGNMGSERKMNYTIMGHAVNLASRLEGVNKQYGTQILAAEKTIQETGDKLLCRRLDRVRVVGVNTPVRLYEILDIADSAPGETVQLAKLFNSALEIFEGRDWTAAENAFEKVLNLAPQDRPAQLFRDRSAAFRQNPPEGDWDGVSNLNEK